The Euphorbia lathyris chromosome 3, ddEupLath1.1, whole genome shotgun sequence genome contains a region encoding:
- the LOC136223791 gene encoding transcription termination factor MTERF2, chloroplastic-like, with product MASKLGNNLIRNVFSQIHNRFLQSSATLSSTSPLPNSVTSSSSFTVQFLVNSCGLPLKSALSVSGEFQLDETNPQKPQSVLQLLKSHHFSDTQVAKLIVKYPKILYVNVKNNLQPKLEYFVENGFAGELLPQIIVSNPTVILRSLDSQIKPCVEFLRSFLHSNDKIATAILRTRWLFDFNLNGMVRTNVDFLMKEGVPSHGIGKLISSGKGLFYNHETMIYAVNAVKNLGLEPNAPMFVHALKVMISMSASTWEKKIGFMKSMGWNEEDISKAFNRFPYYLAFSEAKLKNALHFYSNIMKLETKSVVANPVLLGLSIEKRILPRYNVLNVLESKKLIESKIRHLVISEKDFKEKYVDQYIPKVPGLLEMYLGSKESKKIDA from the coding sequence ATGGCTTCCAAATTGGGCAACAATTTAATCAGAAATGTGTTTTCTCAAATCCATAACCGTTTTCTTCAATCCTCTGCAACCCTTTCCTCCACTTCTCCATTACCCAATTCTGtaacttcttcttcatcatttaCAGTTCAATTCCTCGTCAATTCATGCGGGCTTCCTTTAAAATCTGCTCTTTCTGTCTCCGGAGAATTTCAGCTTGACGAAACAAATCCACAGAAGCCTCAATCTGTGCTTCAACTACTTAAATCGCATCATTTCAGCGATACGCAGGTGGCTAAATTGATTGTCAAGTACCCCAAAATTCTCTACGTCAATGTCAAAAACAATCTCCAGCCCAAACTTGAGTACTTCGTAGAAAATGGCTTTGCAGGTGAGCTTCTTCCGCAGATCATTGTTTCAAACCCCACTGTTATTCTTAGGTCTTTAGATTCTCAAATCAAACCATGTGTTGAGTTCTTAAGGTCATTCCTTCACAGTAATGACAAAATTGCAACTGCTATTTTGCGTACTCGATggttatttgattttaatttgaatGGAATGGTGCGAACAAATGTTGATTTTTTGATGAAAGAGGGAGTGCCTTCTCATGGTATAGGGAAACTTATATCATCCGGTAAAGGTCTATTTTATAATCATGAAACAATGATTTACGCAGTGAATGCTGTTAAGAATCTGGGTCTTGAACCAAATGCCCCTATGTTCGTACATGCTCTTAAAGTGATGATATCAATGTCGGCATCAACCTGGGAAAAGAaaattgggtttatgaagagtATGGGATGGAATGAAGAGGATATTTCGAAAGCTTTCAATCGCTTTCCATATTATTTAGCTTTTTCAGAGGCGAAACTAAAGAATGCATTGCATTTCTACTCGAATATTATGAAGTTGGAGACAAAATCTGTAGTTGCAAACCCTGTATTACTTGGATTATCAATTGAAAAACGGATTCTCCCTAGGTATAATGTTCTGAATGTATTAGAATCAAAGAAGCTGATAGAAAGTAAGATACGGCACTTAGTGATAAGTGAGAAGGATTTCAAGGAGAAGTATGTTGATCAATACATACCTAAAGTCCCAGGCTTACTGGAGATGTATCTTGGTAGCAAAGAATCCAAAAAGATAGACGCATGA